A genome region from Anolis carolinensis isolate JA03-04 chromosome 6, rAnoCar3.1.pri, whole genome shotgun sequence includes the following:
- the prmt1 gene encoding protein arginine N-methyltransferase 1 isoform X3 encodes MAEAANCIMEVSCTTQPESSGKPTAEEMTSKDYYFDSYAHFGIHEEMLKDEVRTLTYRNSMFHNRHLFKDKVVLDVGSGTGILCMFAAKAGAKRVIGIECSSISDYAVKIVKANKLDHVVSIIKGKVEEVELPVEKVDIIISEWMGYCLFYESMLNTVIYARDKWLTPDGLIFPDRATLYITAIEDRQYKDYKIHWWENVYGFDMSCIKDVAIKEPLVDVVDPKQLVTNACLIKEVDIYTVKVEDLTFTSPFCLQVKRNDYIHALVAYFNIEFTRCHKRTGFSTSPESPYTHWKQTVFYMEDYLTVKTGEEIFGTIGMKPNAKNNRDLDFTIDLDFKGQLCELSCSTDYRMR; translated from the exons ATGGCGGAGGCTGCAAACTGCATCATGGAG GTCTCATGTACCACCCAGCCGGAAAGCAGCGGAAAGCCGACAGCGGAGGAGATGACCTCCAAGGATTACTATTTTGATTCTTACGCCCACTTCGGGATCCACGAG GAAATGCTGAAAGATGAGGTGCGCACACTGACCTACAGAAATTCCATGTTTCACAATCGACACCTCTTCAAAGACAAAGTGGTTCTGGATGTTGGCAGTGGAACTGGGATCCTTTGCATGTTTGCAGCCAAGGCTGGTGCCAAACGGGTCATTGGG ATTGAGTGCTCCAGTATCTCTGACTATGCCGTGAAAATTGTCAAAGCCAATAAACTTGATCATG TGGTCTCCATCATCAAGGGCAAAGTGGAGGAAGTGGAGCTGCCTGTGGAGAAGGTTGACATAATCATCAGTGAATGGATGGGCTACTGCCTCTTCTATGAATCCATGCTCAATACTGTTATCTATGCCAGGGACAAGTGGCTG ACTCCTGATGGGCTCATATTTCCAGATCGTGCTACGCTGTACATCACAGCTATTGAAGACCGGCAGTACAAAGATTACAAAATCCACT GGTGGGAAAATGTGTATGGTTTTGACATGTCATGCATCAAAGATGTGGCCATCAAAGAGCCACTTGTGGATGTCGTTGACCCAAAGCAGTTGGTCACCAATGCCTGCCTCATCAAG GAGGTAGATATCTACACAGTGAAGGTGGAGGACCTCACCTTCACATCGCCCTTCTGTCTCCAAGTGAAGCGGAATGACTACATCCATGCCTTGGTCGCCTATTTCAACATAGAGTTTACCCGTTGCCACAAGCGCACTGGCTTTTCCACCA GTCCAGAATCTCCATATACCCACTGGAAGCAGACAGTCTTTTATATGGAGGACTACCTAACAGTGAAGACAGGAGAGGAGATATTTGGCACCATTGGCATGAAGCCCAATGCCAAGAACAAT CGAGATCTGGATTTCACCATCGACCTGGACTTCAAGGGCCAGCTGTGTGAGCTCTCCTGTTCAACGGATTACCGGATGCGTTAA
- the prmt1 gene encoding protein arginine N-methyltransferase 1 isoform X1: MAEAANCIMENFVTTLANGMSLQTPLEDVTPHSWGQSGGSATQEVSCTTQPESSGKPTAEEMTSKDYYFDSYAHFGIHEEMLKDEVRTLTYRNSMFHNRHLFKDKVVLDVGSGTGILCMFAAKAGAKRVIGIECSSISDYAVKIVKANKLDHVVSIIKGKVEEVELPVEKVDIIISEWMGYCLFYESMLNTVIYARDKWLTPDGLIFPDRATLYITAIEDRQYKDYKIHWWENVYGFDMSCIKDVAIKEPLVDVVDPKQLVTNACLIKEVDIYTVKVEDLTFTSPFCLQVKRNDYIHALVAYFNIEFTRCHKRTGFSTSPESPYTHWKQTVFYMEDYLTVKTGEEIFGTIGMKPNAKNNRDLDFTIDLDFKGQLCELSCSTDYRMR, translated from the exons ATGGCGGAGGCTGCAAACTGCATCATGGAG AATTTTGTAACCACGCTGGCTAATGGGATGAGCCTGCAGACTCCGCTAGAAGATGTAA CTCCCCACTCGTGGGGGCAGTCGGGGGGTAGTGCAACCCAGGAG GTCTCATGTACCACCCAGCCGGAAAGCAGCGGAAAGCCGACAGCGGAGGAGATGACCTCCAAGGATTACTATTTTGATTCTTACGCCCACTTCGGGATCCACGAG GAAATGCTGAAAGATGAGGTGCGCACACTGACCTACAGAAATTCCATGTTTCACAATCGACACCTCTTCAAAGACAAAGTGGTTCTGGATGTTGGCAGTGGAACTGGGATCCTTTGCATGTTTGCAGCCAAGGCTGGTGCCAAACGGGTCATTGGG ATTGAGTGCTCCAGTATCTCTGACTATGCCGTGAAAATTGTCAAAGCCAATAAACTTGATCATG TGGTCTCCATCATCAAGGGCAAAGTGGAGGAAGTGGAGCTGCCTGTGGAGAAGGTTGACATAATCATCAGTGAATGGATGGGCTACTGCCTCTTCTATGAATCCATGCTCAATACTGTTATCTATGCCAGGGACAAGTGGCTG ACTCCTGATGGGCTCATATTTCCAGATCGTGCTACGCTGTACATCACAGCTATTGAAGACCGGCAGTACAAAGATTACAAAATCCACT GGTGGGAAAATGTGTATGGTTTTGACATGTCATGCATCAAAGATGTGGCCATCAAAGAGCCACTTGTGGATGTCGTTGACCCAAAGCAGTTGGTCACCAATGCCTGCCTCATCAAG GAGGTAGATATCTACACAGTGAAGGTGGAGGACCTCACCTTCACATCGCCCTTCTGTCTCCAAGTGAAGCGGAATGACTACATCCATGCCTTGGTCGCCTATTTCAACATAGAGTTTACCCGTTGCCACAAGCGCACTGGCTTTTCCACCA GTCCAGAATCTCCATATACCCACTGGAAGCAGACAGTCTTTTATATGGAGGACTACCTAACAGTGAAGACAGGAGAGGAGATATTTGGCACCATTGGCATGAAGCCCAATGCCAAGAACAAT CGAGATCTGGATTTCACCATCGACCTGGACTTCAAGGGCCAGCTGTGTGAGCTCTCCTGTTCAACGGATTACCGGATGCGTTAA
- the prmt1 gene encoding protein arginine N-methyltransferase 1 isoform X2, with amino-acid sequence MAEAANCIMENFVTTLANGMSLQTPLEDVSCTTQPESSGKPTAEEMTSKDYYFDSYAHFGIHEEMLKDEVRTLTYRNSMFHNRHLFKDKVVLDVGSGTGILCMFAAKAGAKRVIGIECSSISDYAVKIVKANKLDHVVSIIKGKVEEVELPVEKVDIIISEWMGYCLFYESMLNTVIYARDKWLTPDGLIFPDRATLYITAIEDRQYKDYKIHWWENVYGFDMSCIKDVAIKEPLVDVVDPKQLVTNACLIKEVDIYTVKVEDLTFTSPFCLQVKRNDYIHALVAYFNIEFTRCHKRTGFSTSPESPYTHWKQTVFYMEDYLTVKTGEEIFGTIGMKPNAKNNRDLDFTIDLDFKGQLCELSCSTDYRMR; translated from the exons ATGGCGGAGGCTGCAAACTGCATCATGGAG AATTTTGTAACCACGCTGGCTAATGGGATGAGCCTGCAGACTCCGCTAGAAGAT GTCTCATGTACCACCCAGCCGGAAAGCAGCGGAAAGCCGACAGCGGAGGAGATGACCTCCAAGGATTACTATTTTGATTCTTACGCCCACTTCGGGATCCACGAG GAAATGCTGAAAGATGAGGTGCGCACACTGACCTACAGAAATTCCATGTTTCACAATCGACACCTCTTCAAAGACAAAGTGGTTCTGGATGTTGGCAGTGGAACTGGGATCCTTTGCATGTTTGCAGCCAAGGCTGGTGCCAAACGGGTCATTGGG ATTGAGTGCTCCAGTATCTCTGACTATGCCGTGAAAATTGTCAAAGCCAATAAACTTGATCATG TGGTCTCCATCATCAAGGGCAAAGTGGAGGAAGTGGAGCTGCCTGTGGAGAAGGTTGACATAATCATCAGTGAATGGATGGGCTACTGCCTCTTCTATGAATCCATGCTCAATACTGTTATCTATGCCAGGGACAAGTGGCTG ACTCCTGATGGGCTCATATTTCCAGATCGTGCTACGCTGTACATCACAGCTATTGAAGACCGGCAGTACAAAGATTACAAAATCCACT GGTGGGAAAATGTGTATGGTTTTGACATGTCATGCATCAAAGATGTGGCCATCAAAGAGCCACTTGTGGATGTCGTTGACCCAAAGCAGTTGGTCACCAATGCCTGCCTCATCAAG GAGGTAGATATCTACACAGTGAAGGTGGAGGACCTCACCTTCACATCGCCCTTCTGTCTCCAAGTGAAGCGGAATGACTACATCCATGCCTTGGTCGCCTATTTCAACATAGAGTTTACCCGTTGCCACAAGCGCACTGGCTTTTCCACCA GTCCAGAATCTCCATATACCCACTGGAAGCAGACAGTCTTTTATATGGAGGACTACCTAACAGTGAAGACAGGAGAGGAGATATTTGGCACCATTGGCATGAAGCCCAATGCCAAGAACAAT CGAGATCTGGATTTCACCATCGACCTGGACTTCAAGGGCCAGCTGTGTGAGCTCTCCTGTTCAACGGATTACCGGATGCGTTAA
- the prmt1 gene encoding protein arginine N-methyltransferase 1 isoform X4: MAKLVPNPGVSCTTQPESSGKPTAEEMTSKDYYFDSYAHFGIHEEMLKDEVRTLTYRNSMFHNRHLFKDKVVLDVGSGTGILCMFAAKAGAKRVIGIECSSISDYAVKIVKANKLDHVVSIIKGKVEEVELPVEKVDIIISEWMGYCLFYESMLNTVIYARDKWLTPDGLIFPDRATLYITAIEDRQYKDYKIHWWENVYGFDMSCIKDVAIKEPLVDVVDPKQLVTNACLIKEVDIYTVKVEDLTFTSPFCLQVKRNDYIHALVAYFNIEFTRCHKRTGFSTSPESPYTHWKQTVFYMEDYLTVKTGEEIFGTIGMKPNAKNNRDLDFTIDLDFKGQLCELSCSTDYRMR, translated from the exons ATGGCTAAACTAGTGCCCAACCCTGGG GTCTCATGTACCACCCAGCCGGAAAGCAGCGGAAAGCCGACAGCGGAGGAGATGACCTCCAAGGATTACTATTTTGATTCTTACGCCCACTTCGGGATCCACGAG GAAATGCTGAAAGATGAGGTGCGCACACTGACCTACAGAAATTCCATGTTTCACAATCGACACCTCTTCAAAGACAAAGTGGTTCTGGATGTTGGCAGTGGAACTGGGATCCTTTGCATGTTTGCAGCCAAGGCTGGTGCCAAACGGGTCATTGGG ATTGAGTGCTCCAGTATCTCTGACTATGCCGTGAAAATTGTCAAAGCCAATAAACTTGATCATG TGGTCTCCATCATCAAGGGCAAAGTGGAGGAAGTGGAGCTGCCTGTGGAGAAGGTTGACATAATCATCAGTGAATGGATGGGCTACTGCCTCTTCTATGAATCCATGCTCAATACTGTTATCTATGCCAGGGACAAGTGGCTG ACTCCTGATGGGCTCATATTTCCAGATCGTGCTACGCTGTACATCACAGCTATTGAAGACCGGCAGTACAAAGATTACAAAATCCACT GGTGGGAAAATGTGTATGGTTTTGACATGTCATGCATCAAAGATGTGGCCATCAAAGAGCCACTTGTGGATGTCGTTGACCCAAAGCAGTTGGTCACCAATGCCTGCCTCATCAAG GAGGTAGATATCTACACAGTGAAGGTGGAGGACCTCACCTTCACATCGCCCTTCTGTCTCCAAGTGAAGCGGAATGACTACATCCATGCCTTGGTCGCCTATTTCAACATAGAGTTTACCCGTTGCCACAAGCGCACTGGCTTTTCCACCA GTCCAGAATCTCCATATACCCACTGGAAGCAGACAGTCTTTTATATGGAGGACTACCTAACAGTGAAGACAGGAGAGGAGATATTTGGCACCATTGGCATGAAGCCCAATGCCAAGAACAAT CGAGATCTGGATTTCACCATCGACCTGGACTTCAAGGGCCAGCTGTGTGAGCTCTCCTGTTCAACGGATTACCGGATGCGTTAA
- the LOC134299887 gene encoding DNA-directed RNA polymerases I, II, and III subunit RPABC5-like produces MIIPVRCFTCGKVVGNKWEAYLGLLQAEYTEGDALDALGLKRYCCRRMLLSHVDLIEKLLNYAPLEK; encoded by the exons ATGATCATCCCTGTCCGATGCTTCACTTGTGGCAAAGTCGTGGGAAACAAATGGGAAGCCTACCTGGGCCTCTTGCAGGCTGAATATACCGAAGG GGACGCATTGGATGCGCTCGGCTTAAAGCGCTACTGCTGTCGGCGGATGCTTCTCTCGCATGTGGATTTGATTGAGAAACTGTTGAACTATGCACCTTTGGAGAAATAG
- the LOC100557727 gene encoding tetraspanin-4 yields the protein MGVSHGCLLCVKVKMFVFNLIFWLGGCGVLGVGVWLAVSQGRFATLSFSFPSLSAAGFFMATGAIIMVVGFLGCLGAATEHRCLLLTFFVVLSTLFLLELVGLLIFVTCRDKFDKYAQSNLKEGLKLYDTDDNLGLTKAWNHVQNEFRCCGVQSYTDWFEVRNQTWVPLSCCLQQSDTCQEDSTSWWKEPCYEKVKLWLGENISAMGIFAACIIVVQVLGIVFSMLMYCQVRRAEKYYD from the exons ATGGGGGTCAGCCATGGCTGTTTGCTCTGCGTTAAAGTGAAAATGTTTGTCTTCAATCTCATCTTCTGG CTGGGTGGCTGTGGGGTCCTCGGCGTGGGAGTCTGGCTGGCCGTTTCCCAGGGCCGCTTTGCCACCTTATCGTTCTCCTTCCCATCGTTGTCAGCCGCTGGCTTCTTCATGGCAACTGGGGCGATCATCATGGTCGTGGGCTTCCTTGGATGCTTGGGGGCAGCCACAGAGCACCGCTGCCTCTTGCTCACA ttttttgtggtgcTCTCCACTCTCTTCCTCCTTGAGCTGGTTGGATTGCTGATTTTTGTCACTTGTAGAGACAAG TTTGACAAATATGCCCAGTCTAACCTAAAGGAAGGTCTTAAGCTGTATGACACAGATGACAACTTGGGGTTAACCAAAGCTTGGAACCACGTCCAGAATGAG TTCCGTTGCTGTGGTGTTCAGAGTTACACGGACTGGTTTGAGGTGCGCAACCAGACGTGGGTCCCTCTGTCCTGCTGCTTACAGCAAAGCGACACTTGCCAAGAGGACAGCACCAGCTGGTGGAAAGAG CCCTGTTATGAGAAGGTGAAACTCTGGTTAGGAGAGAACATTTCTGCAATGGGCATCTTTGCTGCCTGCATCATCGTTGTCCAG GTCTTGGGCATTGTGTTCTCCATGCTGATGTACTGCCAGGTTCGGAGAGCAGAGAAGTACTATGACTGA